In Acomys russatus chromosome 28, mAcoRus1.1, whole genome shotgun sequence, the genomic window ctggtctacagagtgagttccagaagaggcagagcttcacagagaagccctgtcttgaataaacaaaaaacactttaaaaaaaaaaaaaaggattacagCAACTTAGGGAAAGAGGCTGGTACATGAGGTGTGGGGTATCGTCCATAACAGTAGGGGTATTGTGGCAGTCTGAGTGCTATTTACTAAAACAGCTAACCTAAAtaacataagcacacacatatacaagaataaattcttgttttcatgaacacatactaaataaataaatgtaatcttCAAAAAATCTTTAGGTATGCTATTAGTAAAATTAAGATAGAACTCTTTTCATAATCCtatgaaggttaaaaaaaataaaaaaaaaaaaacaaaaaactcctacTCATTTTACTTTGTAAACCAACCACTAGGTGGAAGTAGAGGCTCATGATCCTAATGCTGTGCATGAGCCTTTCCCCAGAGCAGCAGAATTTAGAAATTTGTTAAGATcttccaagataggaaagatatttacttcaagtattcaaaatataaatagccaaatcactgtgaatgtaacatttatataattcctaattgttttgtggttctccctgctgtatgtagtttattttatttgtgtgtaataatacaaatgtatatgttttaaaaagaaacataataaataaataaataaataaataaataaataaataaataaatagatatctCCTGCACCCCAAAGCTACTTAATCAGCATCCTTGGTAGAGGAACTTAGTAATATACTTTCCTAAGTCCTTTGGGTTATTCTCTGAAATTAAGAACCATAAGACATATCTGTATTTCTCACTAGTTTGTTGCCTTGGCAGAGAGAagagttaaaagaaaattcacaCATAGTAACAGCTGTAATGTACTGACAATTGTTAACTACTATGATTGCTATACTAAatgacatataaacacatatataggATTATTATAATTCTTATAAAAATCTACGAGATActtatttgtaattcttttttgaATTTCAACTTGGGCCATTAGTTACCTATTAAACGAATATACACTGCTACCATACAGACAAGACCTGGACAGTCCACCCCACTGTTCCCAGGTTAGAAGTATCTACATGTCAGTCTCTGAATCAGAAGTTACTTTCCATAGCGCCCTTAGATAAACTCGTCAATTGGCCACGGCTTCTTTCTGCCATAAGGCTTCCTCATATGTGACCAGCTGCTACTCTGAAATAACCCTGCCATGTAAGTGAAAGCTTTCCACTTGgataaagttgtgtgtgtgtgtgtgtgtgtgtgtgtgtgcgcgcgcgcgcgcgtgcacgcgtgtgcgtgTTTTAAGggaacacatttttgttttcttctatttgcaGGCCACCACTTGGGCGTAgtagcgtatgcctttaatcccagcactggggaggcagaggcaggcggacctctgtgagttcaaggacagcctggtcaacaaggacagccagggtgacacagagaaaccctgtctcaaagcaaaacaaaaacaaacaaacaaaaccacaacaacaaggCCTTAAGCATGATAAGCAAGCCCCCTACCATGGAGCACAACCCCTGCTTCCGAAAGGTGCTATGTGCTATGGACTCTGCCTTTGTACTTAATTTTAAGTGTGAAATGACAAAGATTTCTCAAATATATACTCATCTAAGCTTAGTGATGAATGCACCATTATATTATAGTTACAAACCGTTTGCCAATAATAAGTtatatttaatttacatataaaaagGTTAAATACAAAATTTTTCAATGAATTACTTCACACGGGTATATGCTTACGAATCTATTTAATTATTCAAACTGCTAGAGAATATGTATTTTGGATTACAAATTGCATTTGATTCAGCTGTAACACAGGAGATTCCCCtaagaatttcagacaaatttctgtcaaaaaaaaatctaatgccAAGTCTATGTGTtctatcaaaatatatattttttcatttgtgcATCAAATCATATCGCTGTCAGCAAACTTGTTTCATAAGTATTAGTAAATAGTTCCAAAGTGTGTCCTTTATAACTCCTAGTGGATCTACTCAACCGCCCTGTGTTTGTGGTTCGTGTTCTCTGCACAGTGGGAGATTAGAGAAAGAACAGTACAGAGTATGGGAAAGCTCCAGCTCTCCACAGCAaagtaggagagaaaaggggCTGGGTTTAATAACGCCTCTTGATTTTCACTCTTGAAATTTTAGCTTCTCTCCTTGGTGATGATTTTAAATACTAGCAAATGAActcttaaaaatacatgtttggGCAAGCATGCAGATTGAATACTcagaattgagaaaaaaattatttaatagtgGCAGCAATGCTGATATTCTAACCATTGAAAGGGAATGTTAGTCTTATACCATCCAATAATAAATCCTGGTTTCAAATTCATTAGCAGTAAGTGTAACTCCTGGGTCCAAATGGACAGCCTCTAATGGCAGAGCTGCATAGGGAGAAGTGACTCAGACTAGTCAGGGTAGCAAGAATCAGGGGTCAAGGCTGATTCCACCATTTTGGTCTCACCATGATACATAAGTGGGACCATGGTCGTATAGCACTTGTTTCTGTCATACGTGTAGCATGTCTCTGGAACTGCACTGTCTTCGTTGCAGATATTGCTCTGTGTGGCAGTAACAATCTGATCACCCAGCTCCACTTCCACAGGATCGCATTTCTTAcagctgaaaaaaatatatatgcgtGAGAAATCCCCcaatagagccaggcgtggtggcacacgactgtaatcccagcactcgggaagcagacgCAGGtgggtctccgtgagttcaaggctactctggtctacaaaaccagtccaggatagccaaggctacacagagaaaccctgtctcagaaaaaaaaaaaaagtcccccaGGAAATGTTATGAGCCACTACAAATGTTAATCTAAAGTCTGTTAGTTCTTGCAGCTCTACCCTACAATAAATGATTATTCTTTCCAGACATAATATATGCACAACAAGGAATaccttataaaattatttaatctttCATGCATAAAGAGTAGATGAAAGTAAGCAATATAATTAGTGATATGATGATACAACCATCTTACCTATATGGTACAGCAGCTTGCACCGTGTTAGTTTATCCCTACCTGTATATTTGTTTCAATGAATTCAGTTTTAGTGACaaaggaatatatacatatattaatatatagatATACGTGCACAAAGATATATATTTAGAGCAAACAGCTCACTATGTTGCTCGTGCTGGCCTGGAACCATCAGTCCTCCCGTTCCTACATCACCCTCTTGAGGGAAGATTTTTaggatttttggtttggtttttcaagatagtgtttctctacATAActctggttgccctggaactcactctgtagaccaggctggcctcaaactcaaagctctTCATGCCTCTaactctcgagtactgggattaaaggtgtgcacaaccatgcccagtgagaggggtttttttttccccctaggttTTTTGACAGGCTccctctgtgtaatagccctggctgtcctggactcactttgtagaccaggctggccacaaactcacagagatcctcctgcctctgcctcccaaatgctgggatcaaaggtgtgtaccaccatgctgagtgagaaaatttttatttaactgtttAACATTGGATTCTATCACCTCCAAAGAAACACATGCGCACTGAAAGGTAAATACTACTTATTTAGATGCTGAGATAAATTGGCCTCTCctgtataaatgaaaataatttcttctttaaaataaatttatcacaataaataaataaataaataaataaataaataaataaatgtatcgCTACTGTTTTTCTGTGACCAAGTCTTATGATGTTTGGTACTTATCATTAATCTAAAAGTCAGTGGATTCAAAAGGTCAGACATTTCTCAATGCTTACACCCCAATGTACTGTCAGAAATATCATTATTAATAAAGTTATTAAAGCTTATTAACTTCAGCATACATAAGTATAAAGGAAAATCTTACATGTCTGACAAATGGTACACAAATTTCGTTCTCAGTGGAGAATTGGGATCCGAAATATTCTCCCTGTTGTTCAGGGGGAcactaaaaagagagaaaaaacagtaaaataattaaatacaaattcAATTGTAAACCATTACTAGGGTTTCACaataatttgttatattttaaatataagtgtCTTGCCTATAGACTATATAGGCAAGTTTCTTTCCTAGGCTATATACAGATACCTGTGTGACGTGTAGCAGTTGCTTGTAGAATGAACAGGCAAAAAGATATTATCTGTAATTTTACAAATGTATACatgataaattataaattatttattatttctttatcttatgtgtataggtggtttgtctgcatatgtctgtgttCCCCATACTCATCCGATTCCTCTGGGGAGTGTTTTATTTGTTGGGGgattatctgtttttgtttgggggtgagttttattgtgttttccttttgttctttttgtcttgGGGGATTGTTCGGCttagttttcctttgtttgaGTATTGAGAAGGTGTTTCATATAATTCGGGTTTACTTCAAACACACTTTGtagcaaaggatgaccttgaactcatgactcttctgcctccatctcccaaatgcgGAGACTACTCCTGTGTGTCTTCATCCCCAGTTCAGCTTGGACTACTTTATATAAGTTCTATTGTACTCCCAGTACTAGCCCTCAATGCTAGCTAGTCACTAAATAAAGattttttgaatgaataaatgtatcTATTCTTTGATTTGATTATAAAGGTCCTTATGATATAAAAGCTTGTAGCActtacttattacatatacacatatatttatgcacGTACGGTACGGTGAGCGTGTTCaggccacagcacatgtgtggaggtcagagggtaagtTGCTGCAGTTAGTCCTCTCCTTCTACAAAGCAATGTCCTGGAGCTCAAATGCAAGttgttgggcttggcagcaaacaccattatgcactgagccatcttgttaacTCCAGAAAAGGTTTTAAATAATAGGAATGACAGGGAGATAAACATTTATAAGGTTCTATTGTGAGCCAAATAGTGTTCTTGTATAAATTAGTATATTATATAGtcagagtctcacacacacacacacacacacacacacacacacacacacacacacacttgtccttTTTCACAGCTCAGGAATAAGGCTCAAATTAGGTGACGTCCATAAAGCCAGCCATTACAGTAAGTGATAGTCAGGAACAAGGCCATAATGACACAGCACTGGCAATatcctttcagaaaaaaaaatcaggaaacatCAATACACATCAAGAAAAGTGTCATAAAGTAACTAAATGATTTGATTCCAGTAAATATACAAGTAAGAGATTAATTAGAAAATCATGGAAGCCTATTTAAACAACTGTTCCCCTGGAGATTCAAACATAAGCCCTTCTTCAATATGGTTTGTGTGCGATATCCTGGACTAGCTCCTTCTAACTGCATGTCTCTGCGAGAAGCCATAACTTCCAAGAGTTCCATGGGCAGGATCTGATGAGAAACCTTCATCTCCAATGTCTATAAAAAAATCCCCTCAGCTTGTTAACAAAAGTCAACTTCATTTAAGTCATGATCCAATCTCATTAAAGGTGCTACACATCAAAAGTGGGCTAAAGACACTACATTTAAACAAGACAGCTGCTTTCAAAACCCATGCCTGTATTGGGAGCTGTTTCAGAAAACCTACCATGGGACTCAAGGACTAAATTTAGACACACAAACTGAGGAAGAGTTAGCCAAGCTGAAAGGGGTGACAGAAAGAGTTTGTGAACAAAGAACCCAGTAGATGTAAAAGCAGGGGAGGTAGAAAGCACTGGATGTGGGGGAATAAAGACACGCCAGGACacctgatttgtttttttgttttagcaCAAAGGAGATAGAGTAAGCAGTCTTGAAAGTTATGCTAAGCTTTATAGGGAGGTAAGACACAGTAATATGTACTACTGTAACAAAACTGCAGAATGCAATGCAGAATACAGAATGCAAACCAAGAGTGTTCTATCAGGACAATGATATAGTTATCAAACACATAGTTAGTGAAGTACATAATAGTCTTGCTAAAATATGAGACAggcagccaggctgtggtggcccatgcctttaatcccagcacttgggaggcagaggcaggtggatctccgtgagttcaaggtcgGCCTGgactacggagtgagttccaggacagctgttacacagagaaactctgtcttgaaaaaccaaaaaaaaaaaaaaaaaaggacagatattctcatttaaaaaaaaataaccctatAAAGTAGgctccattttttcttctatttaaagaTGAAAAGTTTAGGTTTGCAGTGGAcaaataatttgattatttttaaaagtacacagtTGCAAACTGATGTAGCCAGATCTTGAAAcgaatttttaaaacatcattattTTTCCAATTGATGGCTGGAATTGACTGCTGTGTTCTTTTCTTATAAGAGGTATTAGGTTGGAGAAAACTATTAAGGTGGGAGTATTTAACCAGAAAAACTTGTTATTGATTGGAGCAAGTAAAAATCTTATTTCTCAAGTATTATCAGTATTCGTGCCATTCATTAAGAGCTACcaagtaagccaggtgtggtggcgcacacctttaatcccagcactcagggaggcagaggcag contains:
- the Jchain gene encoding immunoglobulin J chain; translated protein: MKTHLLLWGVLAIFVKAVLVTGDGEKTVLADNKCMCTRVTSRIIRSNEDPNEDIVERNIRIVVPLNNRENISDPNSPLRTKFVYHLSDICKKCDPVEVELGDQIVTATQSNICNEDSAVPETCYTYDRNKCYTTMVPLMYHGETKMVESALTPDSCYPD